The following coding sequences are from one Panicum hallii strain FIL2 chromosome 5, PHallii_v3.1, whole genome shotgun sequence window:
- the LOC112892168 gene encoding uncharacterized protein LOC112892168 isoform X1, with protein MDLEIVGRHALLFDDDATAEVVNSGGSLVPWAAVGAADHLLDRHDVRHLLDRVPPRPRRAYSRAILSVPSSDGVSEAELDRERYHDLPAADGGGEDEGSGDAALSGNGTNIRQTDYSSVPFSYGSSAGSEDPYSSGSYYRPSFYVPESLLNKLPPSEKAHQIIARTALFVSEHGGQSEIVLRVKQGNNPTFGFLMPDHNLHSYFRYLVEHPQLLKDGADAVDMSKGKKNEGEHASSGGALSLLGTAYDSGDEDEGTHPPGSKGIDPGNTMTPDAQGPVKPASTIPDNKDQSALSEAAAASANQSALSEAAAASAKSKPILMKKNPMITGNIIITAPRDEVKDTITASTTAKSQNINSGLSETKEMILEPPSFMKRTMEKIVEFILTNGKEFEAKLIEQDRATGRFPFLLSSNPYHSYYLKFLQETQESKSHCRSPDHKDRRDSSDWRDRRSPSEHDGRRSSRQRDDRRSSHERDDRRSSHERDDRRISRERDDRSSRERHDRRSSRERDDRRSSHDTNDSSYSKEGTRSNAWPTTGMISGSSDKSSLEPSKKQLYDQKGKGIFHPVSGVKKDPPRKVTVDEAAAIVMAATRGLGAANDSLNTIKGRKGDVDIHGSNDHSSSFGSFSSLLDQDALSKRISNSEADTSLTRSGQPKKEGFGIIDDDWIANTIAKAAAVAASKEADSSEASMTKEQKLKAERLRRAKMFAAIVKSGGNKMNDMAAVSDPADEPSEATPADMKASERDRQPEAKEREGSSAPIEHDGSNVTKQEKDSDDEQNIVRKYRKKHHQKLDEDNDESEESYKPSRKRHRSEHSRAHSKDVHKHKHKSHSKGRESRHRRHRHSSSEDEHEHRSSKSRHRHRDDGRHSDDEEHSRSHRHRREHRSSSKRKHEEEQDQSEQTQGRLEVSPSTSGAKFESDKPPGDTSQSSQGATEVPGELRAKIRAMLLETL; from the exons ATGGATCTGGAGATAGTGGGGCGGCACGCCCTGCTGTTCGACGACGACGCGACGGCGGAGGTCGTCAACTCCGGCGGCTCCCTCGTCCCCTGGGCGGCCGTCGGCGCGGCGGACCACCTTCTCGACCGCCACGACGTCCGCCACCTCCTAGATCGTGTGCCCCCTCGACCGCGCCGCGCCTATTCCCGGGCCATCCTATCCGTCCCCTCGTCCGACGGCGTCTCGGAGGCCGAGCTCGATCGCGAGCGCTACCAcgacctccccgccgccgatggcggcggcgaagaCGAGGGTTCCGGTGATGCGGCCCTCTCAG GAAACGGGACAAATATCAGACAAACTGATTATAGTTCTGTTCCTTTCTCATATGGGAGTTCTGCTGGTTCGGAAGATCCATATTCTTCGGGCTCGTATTACCGCCCATCATTTTATGTGCCAGAAAGCTTGTTGAATAAGCTG CCTCCCTCTGAGAAGGCGCATCAGATAATTGCAAGAACGGCTTTATTTGTCAGTGAGCATGGGGGACAGTCAGAGATTGTGTTAAGGGTGAAGCAGGGAAATAATCCAACATTTGGATTCTTGATGCCGGATCATAATCTCCACAGCTACTTCCGGTACCTTGTTGAACATCCTCAACTGCTGAAAGATGGTGCGGATGCTGTTGACATGAGTAAAGGCAAAAAAAATGAGGGTGAGCATGCCTCATCTGGGGGGGCTTTGTCATTGCTTGGGACTGCATATGACTCTGGAGATGAGGATGAAGGTACACATCCCCCTGGTTCAAAAGGCATTGATCCTGGAAATACCATGACCCCTGATGCTCAGGGCCCAGTGAAACCTGCATCCACTATACCTGATAACAAAGATCAGAGTGCATTGTCAGAAGCAGCTGCTGCTTCAGCTAATCAGAGTGCATTGTCAGAAGCAGCTGCTGCTTCAGCTAAGAGTAAACCTATCTTGATGAAGAAGAATCCAATGATTACTGGGAACATCATTATCACTGCTCCACGGGATGAGGTTAAAGACACAATTACAGCATCAACTACTGCAAAGTCACAAAACATCAATTCAGGCTTGTCTGAAACAAAAGAAATGATCCTTGAACCACCATCTTTCATGAAACGCACCATGGAGAAAATAGTTGAGTTTATTCTAACAAATGGGAAGGAGTTTGAAGCAAAACTCATTGAACAAGACAGAGCAACTGGAAGGTTTCCATTTCTTCTGTCATCTAATCCATACCACTCTTATTATCTCAAGTTTCTCCAGGAAACCCAAGAG TCCAAGTCACATTGTAGAAGTCCTGATCACAAGGACAGAAGAGATTCTTCTGACTGGAGGGACAGAAGAAGTCCTTCCGAGCATGATGGCAGAAGAAGCTCTCGTCAGCGCGATGATAGAAGAAGCTCTCACGAGCGCGATGACAGAAGAAGCTCTCACGAGCGCGATGACAGAAGAATCTCTCGCGAGCGCGACGACAGAAGCTCTCGTGAGCGCCACGACAGAAGAAGCTCTCGTGAGCGCGACGACAGAAGAAGCTCTCATGACACCAATGACAGCAGTTACAGCAAGGAAGGAACCAGAAGCAATGCATGGCCAACTACTGGCATGATCTCCGGTTCTTCTGACAAAAGCTCATTAGAGCCATCAAAGAAGCAGTTGTATGATCAAAAAGGGAAGGGTATATTCCATCCTGTAAGTGGGGTCAAGAAGGATCCTCCTCGGAAAGTCACTGTAGATGAAGCTGCTGCTATTGTAATGGCGGCTACTCGTGGACTGGGTGCTGCCAATGACTCACTTAACACCATAAAAGGAAGGAAGGGAGATGTTGACATCCATGGTAGTAATGACCATTCTTCCAGCTTTGGAAGTTTCTCGTCTTTACTAGACCAAGATGCACTGTCAAAACGCATTTCAAATAGTGAGGCAGATACTTCACTTACACGTAGTGGACAGCCTAAAAAGGAAGGTTTTGGAATTATTGATGATGATTGGATTGCAAACACCATTGCAAAAGCTGCTGCTGTTGCAGCCTCCAAAGAAGCAGATTCGTCTGAAGCTTCCATGACAAAGGAGCAGAAGCTGAAAGCTGAGAGGCTTCGGCGTGCAAAGATGTTTGCAGCAATTGTTAAGAGTGGAGGAAACAAGATGAATGATATGGCTGCAGTATCTGATCCAGCTGATGAACCTTCCGAGGCCACACCTGCTGACATGAAAGCCTCTGAACGTGATCGGCAACCTGAGGCTAAGGAACGTGAAGGTAGCTCTGCTCCGATTGAACATGATGGTTCAAACGTGACAAAGCAGGAGAAGGACTCTGATGATGAGCAGAACATAGTGCGGAAGTATCGAAAGAAACATCACCAAAAGTTGGACGAGGATAATGATGAATCAGAGGAAAGCTATAAGCCCTCGAGGAAGAGGCACCGCTCAGAGCATTCAAGAGCCCATAGTAAGGATGTCCACAAACATAAGCACAAGAGTCACTCCAAGGGCCGGGAATCCAGACACCGTAGGCACCGGCATAGCTCTTCGGAAGATGAGCATGAGCATCGGAGTTCCAAGTCAAGGCATCGGCACAGGGACGATGGTCGCCATTCTGATGATGAAGAGCATAGCAGGTCACACAGGCACCGGAGGGAGCATCGCTCCAGTTCTAAACGGAAGCACGAGGAAGAGCAAGATCAGAGTGAACAGACTCAAGGTCGCTTGGAAGTGTCCCCAAGCACATCAGGTGCTAAGTTTGAATCAGACAAGCCACCTGGTGACACTTCTCAATCTTCTCAGGGGGCAACTGAAGTGCCGGGTGAGCTGAGGGCAAAAATTAGAGCGATGTTGCTAGAGACGCTGTAA
- the LOC112892168 gene encoding zinc finger CCCH domain-containing protein 13 isoform X5 yields the protein MYLDPPSEKAHQIIARTALFVSEHGGQSEIVLRVKQGNNPTFGFLMPDHNLHSYFRYLVEHPQLLKDGADAVDMSKGKKNEGEHASSGGALSLLGTAYDSGDEDEGTHPPGSKGIDPGNTMTPDAQGPVKPASTIPDNKDQSALSEAAAASANQSALSEAAAASAKSKPILMKKNPMITGNIIITAPRDEVKDTITASTTAKSQNINSGLSETKEMILEPPSFMKRTMEKIVEFILTNGKEFEAKLIEQDRATGRFPFLLSSNPYHSYYLKFLQETQESKSHCRSPDHKDRRDSSDWRDRRSPSEHDGRRSSRQRDDRRSSHERDDRRSSHERDDRRISRERDDRSSRERHDRRSSRERDDRRSSHDTNDSSYSKEGTRSNAWPTTGMISGSSDKSSLEPSKKQLYDQKGKGIFHPVSGVKKDPPRKVTVDEAAAIVMAATRGLGAANDSLNTIKGRKGDVDIHGSNDHSSSFGSFSSLLDQDALSKRISNSEADTSLTRSGQPKKEGFGIIDDDWIANTIAKAAAVAASKEADSSEASMTKEQKLKAERLRRAKMFAAIVKSGGNKMNDMAAVSDPADEPSEATPADMKASERDRQPEAKEREGSSAPIEHDGSNVTKQEKDSDDEQNIVRKYRKKHHQKLDEDNDESEESYKPSRKRHRSEHSRAHSKDVHKHKHKSHSKGRESRHRRHRHSSSEDEHEHRSSKSRHRHRDDGRHSDDEEHSRSHRHRREHRSSSKRKHEEEQDQSEQTQGRLEVSPSTSGAKFESDKPPGDTSQSSQGATEVPGELRAKIRAMLLETL from the exons ATGTATCTTGAC CCTCCCTCTGAGAAGGCGCATCAGATAATTGCAAGAACGGCTTTATTTGTCAGTGAGCATGGGGGACAGTCAGAGATTGTGTTAAGGGTGAAGCAGGGAAATAATCCAACATTTGGATTCTTGATGCCGGATCATAATCTCCACAGCTACTTCCGGTACCTTGTTGAACATCCTCAACTGCTGAAAGATGGTGCGGATGCTGTTGACATGAGTAAAGGCAAAAAAAATGAGGGTGAGCATGCCTCATCTGGGGGGGCTTTGTCATTGCTTGGGACTGCATATGACTCTGGAGATGAGGATGAAGGTACACATCCCCCTGGTTCAAAAGGCATTGATCCTGGAAATACCATGACCCCTGATGCTCAGGGCCCAGTGAAACCTGCATCCACTATACCTGATAACAAAGATCAGAGTGCATTGTCAGAAGCAGCTGCTGCTTCAGCTAATCAGAGTGCATTGTCAGAAGCAGCTGCTGCTTCAGCTAAGAGTAAACCTATCTTGATGAAGAAGAATCCAATGATTACTGGGAACATCATTATCACTGCTCCACGGGATGAGGTTAAAGACACAATTACAGCATCAACTACTGCAAAGTCACAAAACATCAATTCAGGCTTGTCTGAAACAAAAGAAATGATCCTTGAACCACCATCTTTCATGAAACGCACCATGGAGAAAATAGTTGAGTTTATTCTAACAAATGGGAAGGAGTTTGAAGCAAAACTCATTGAACAAGACAGAGCAACTGGAAGGTTTCCATTTCTTCTGTCATCTAATCCATACCACTCTTATTATCTCAAGTTTCTCCAGGAAACCCAAGAG TCCAAGTCACATTGTAGAAGTCCTGATCACAAGGACAGAAGAGATTCTTCTGACTGGAGGGACAGAAGAAGTCCTTCCGAGCATGATGGCAGAAGAAGCTCTCGTCAGCGCGATGATAGAAGAAGCTCTCACGAGCGCGATGACAGAAGAAGCTCTCACGAGCGCGATGACAGAAGAATCTCTCGCGAGCGCGACGACAGAAGCTCTCGTGAGCGCCACGACAGAAGAAGCTCTCGTGAGCGCGACGACAGAAGAAGCTCTCATGACACCAATGACAGCAGTTACAGCAAGGAAGGAACCAGAAGCAATGCATGGCCAACTACTGGCATGATCTCCGGTTCTTCTGACAAAAGCTCATTAGAGCCATCAAAGAAGCAGTTGTATGATCAAAAAGGGAAGGGTATATTCCATCCTGTAAGTGGGGTCAAGAAGGATCCTCCTCGGAAAGTCACTGTAGATGAAGCTGCTGCTATTGTAATGGCGGCTACTCGTGGACTGGGTGCTGCCAATGACTCACTTAACACCATAAAAGGAAGGAAGGGAGATGTTGACATCCATGGTAGTAATGACCATTCTTCCAGCTTTGGAAGTTTCTCGTCTTTACTAGACCAAGATGCACTGTCAAAACGCATTTCAAATAGTGAGGCAGATACTTCACTTACACGTAGTGGACAGCCTAAAAAGGAAGGTTTTGGAATTATTGATGATGATTGGATTGCAAACACCATTGCAAAAGCTGCTGCTGTTGCAGCCTCCAAAGAAGCAGATTCGTCTGAAGCTTCCATGACAAAGGAGCAGAAGCTGAAAGCTGAGAGGCTTCGGCGTGCAAAGATGTTTGCAGCAATTGTTAAGAGTGGAGGAAACAAGATGAATGATATGGCTGCAGTATCTGATCCAGCTGATGAACCTTCCGAGGCCACACCTGCTGACATGAAAGCCTCTGAACGTGATCGGCAACCTGAGGCTAAGGAACGTGAAGGTAGCTCTGCTCCGATTGAACATGATGGTTCAAACGTGACAAAGCAGGAGAAGGACTCTGATGATGAGCAGAACATAGTGCGGAAGTATCGAAAGAAACATCACCAAAAGTTGGACGAGGATAATGATGAATCAGAGGAAAGCTATAAGCCCTCGAGGAAGAGGCACCGCTCAGAGCATTCAAGAGCCCATAGTAAGGATGTCCACAAACATAAGCACAAGAGTCACTCCAAGGGCCGGGAATCCAGACACCGTAGGCACCGGCATAGCTCTTCGGAAGATGAGCATGAGCATCGGAGTTCCAAGTCAAGGCATCGGCACAGGGACGATGGTCGCCATTCTGATGATGAAGAGCATAGCAGGTCACACAGGCACCGGAGGGAGCATCGCTCCAGTTCTAAACGGAAGCACGAGGAAGAGCAAGATCAGAGTGAACAGACTCAAGGTCGCTTGGAAGTGTCCCCAAGCACATCAGGTGCTAAGTTTGAATCAGACAAGCCACCTGGTGACACTTCTCAATCTTCTCAGGGGGCAACTGAAGTGCCGGGTGAGCTGAGGGCAAAAATTAGAGCGATGTTGCTAGAGACGCTGTAA
- the LOC112892168 gene encoding zinc finger CCCH domain-containing protein 13 isoform X4: MYLDVRNRQPPSEKAHQIIARTALFVSEHGGQSEIVLRVKQGNNPTFGFLMPDHNLHSYFRYLVEHPQLLKDGADAVDMSKGKKNEGEHASSGGALSLLGTAYDSGDEDEGTHPPGSKGIDPGNTMTPDAQGPVKPASTIPDNKDQSALSEAAAASANQSALSEAAAASAKSKPILMKKNPMITGNIIITAPRDEVKDTITASTTAKSQNINSGLSETKEMILEPPSFMKRTMEKIVEFILTNGKEFEAKLIEQDRATGRFPFLLSSNPYHSYYLKFLQETQESKSHCRSPDHKDRRDSSDWRDRRSPSEHDGRRSSRQRDDRRSSHERDDRRSSHERDDRRISRERDDRSSRERHDRRSSRERDDRRSSHDTNDSSYSKEGTRSNAWPTTGMISGSSDKSSLEPSKKQLYDQKGKGIFHPVSGVKKDPPRKVTVDEAAAIVMAATRGLGAANDSLNTIKGRKGDVDIHGSNDHSSSFGSFSSLLDQDALSKRISNSEADTSLTRSGQPKKEGFGIIDDDWIANTIAKAAAVAASKEADSSEASMTKEQKLKAERLRRAKMFAAIVKSGGNKMNDMAAVSDPADEPSEATPADMKASERDRQPEAKEREGSSAPIEHDGSNVTKQEKDSDDEQNIVRKYRKKHHQKLDEDNDESEESYKPSRKRHRSEHSRAHSKDVHKHKHKSHSKGRESRHRRHRHSSSEDEHEHRSSKSRHRHRDDGRHSDDEEHSRSHRHRREHRSSSKRKHEEEQDQSEQTQGRLEVSPSTSGAKFESDKPPGDTSQSSQGATEVPGELRAKIRAMLLETL, encoded by the exons ATGTATCTTGACGTAAGGAATAGGCAG CCTCCCTCTGAGAAGGCGCATCAGATAATTGCAAGAACGGCTTTATTTGTCAGTGAGCATGGGGGACAGTCAGAGATTGTGTTAAGGGTGAAGCAGGGAAATAATCCAACATTTGGATTCTTGATGCCGGATCATAATCTCCACAGCTACTTCCGGTACCTTGTTGAACATCCTCAACTGCTGAAAGATGGTGCGGATGCTGTTGACATGAGTAAAGGCAAAAAAAATGAGGGTGAGCATGCCTCATCTGGGGGGGCTTTGTCATTGCTTGGGACTGCATATGACTCTGGAGATGAGGATGAAGGTACACATCCCCCTGGTTCAAAAGGCATTGATCCTGGAAATACCATGACCCCTGATGCTCAGGGCCCAGTGAAACCTGCATCCACTATACCTGATAACAAAGATCAGAGTGCATTGTCAGAAGCAGCTGCTGCTTCAGCTAATCAGAGTGCATTGTCAGAAGCAGCTGCTGCTTCAGCTAAGAGTAAACCTATCTTGATGAAGAAGAATCCAATGATTACTGGGAACATCATTATCACTGCTCCACGGGATGAGGTTAAAGACACAATTACAGCATCAACTACTGCAAAGTCACAAAACATCAATTCAGGCTTGTCTGAAACAAAAGAAATGATCCTTGAACCACCATCTTTCATGAAACGCACCATGGAGAAAATAGTTGAGTTTATTCTAACAAATGGGAAGGAGTTTGAAGCAAAACTCATTGAACAAGACAGAGCAACTGGAAGGTTTCCATTTCTTCTGTCATCTAATCCATACCACTCTTATTATCTCAAGTTTCTCCAGGAAACCCAAGAG TCCAAGTCACATTGTAGAAGTCCTGATCACAAGGACAGAAGAGATTCTTCTGACTGGAGGGACAGAAGAAGTCCTTCCGAGCATGATGGCAGAAGAAGCTCTCGTCAGCGCGATGATAGAAGAAGCTCTCACGAGCGCGATGACAGAAGAAGCTCTCACGAGCGCGATGACAGAAGAATCTCTCGCGAGCGCGACGACAGAAGCTCTCGTGAGCGCCACGACAGAAGAAGCTCTCGTGAGCGCGACGACAGAAGAAGCTCTCATGACACCAATGACAGCAGTTACAGCAAGGAAGGAACCAGAAGCAATGCATGGCCAACTACTGGCATGATCTCCGGTTCTTCTGACAAAAGCTCATTAGAGCCATCAAAGAAGCAGTTGTATGATCAAAAAGGGAAGGGTATATTCCATCCTGTAAGTGGGGTCAAGAAGGATCCTCCTCGGAAAGTCACTGTAGATGAAGCTGCTGCTATTGTAATGGCGGCTACTCGTGGACTGGGTGCTGCCAATGACTCACTTAACACCATAAAAGGAAGGAAGGGAGATGTTGACATCCATGGTAGTAATGACCATTCTTCCAGCTTTGGAAGTTTCTCGTCTTTACTAGACCAAGATGCACTGTCAAAACGCATTTCAAATAGTGAGGCAGATACTTCACTTACACGTAGTGGACAGCCTAAAAAGGAAGGTTTTGGAATTATTGATGATGATTGGATTGCAAACACCATTGCAAAAGCTGCTGCTGTTGCAGCCTCCAAAGAAGCAGATTCGTCTGAAGCTTCCATGACAAAGGAGCAGAAGCTGAAAGCTGAGAGGCTTCGGCGTGCAAAGATGTTTGCAGCAATTGTTAAGAGTGGAGGAAACAAGATGAATGATATGGCTGCAGTATCTGATCCAGCTGATGAACCTTCCGAGGCCACACCTGCTGACATGAAAGCCTCTGAACGTGATCGGCAACCTGAGGCTAAGGAACGTGAAGGTAGCTCTGCTCCGATTGAACATGATGGTTCAAACGTGACAAAGCAGGAGAAGGACTCTGATGATGAGCAGAACATAGTGCGGAAGTATCGAAAGAAACATCACCAAAAGTTGGACGAGGATAATGATGAATCAGAGGAAAGCTATAAGCCCTCGAGGAAGAGGCACCGCTCAGAGCATTCAAGAGCCCATAGTAAGGATGTCCACAAACATAAGCACAAGAGTCACTCCAAGGGCCGGGAATCCAGACACCGTAGGCACCGGCATAGCTCTTCGGAAGATGAGCATGAGCATCGGAGTTCCAAGTCAAGGCATCGGCACAGGGACGATGGTCGCCATTCTGATGATGAAGAGCATAGCAGGTCACACAGGCACCGGAGGGAGCATCGCTCCAGTTCTAAACGGAAGCACGAGGAAGAGCAAGATCAGAGTGAACAGACTCAAGGTCGCTTGGAAGTGTCCCCAAGCACATCAGGTGCTAAGTTTGAATCAGACAAGCCACCTGGTGACACTTCTCAATCTTCTCAGGGGGCAACTGAAGTGCCGGGTGAGCTGAGGGCAAAAATTAGAGCGATGTTGCTAGAGACGCTGTAA
- the LOC112892168 gene encoding zinc finger CCCH domain-containing protein 13 isoform X2, with the protein MPVSDGWSRDEVPTIDAHCFLAMYLDVRNRQPPSEKAHQIIARTALFVSEHGGQSEIVLRVKQGNNPTFGFLMPDHNLHSYFRYLVEHPQLLKDGADAVDMSKGKKNEGEHASSGGALSLLGTAYDSGDEDEGTHPPGSKGIDPGNTMTPDAQGPVKPASTIPDNKDQSALSEAAAASANQSALSEAAAASAKSKPILMKKNPMITGNIIITAPRDEVKDTITASTTAKSQNINSGLSETKEMILEPPSFMKRTMEKIVEFILTNGKEFEAKLIEQDRATGRFPFLLSSNPYHSYYLKFLQETQESKSHCRSPDHKDRRDSSDWRDRRSPSEHDGRRSSRQRDDRRSSHERDDRRSSHERDDRRISRERDDRSSRERHDRRSSRERDDRRSSHDTNDSSYSKEGTRSNAWPTTGMISGSSDKSSLEPSKKQLYDQKGKGIFHPVSGVKKDPPRKVTVDEAAAIVMAATRGLGAANDSLNTIKGRKGDVDIHGSNDHSSSFGSFSSLLDQDALSKRISNSEADTSLTRSGQPKKEGFGIIDDDWIANTIAKAAAVAASKEADSSEASMTKEQKLKAERLRRAKMFAAIVKSGGNKMNDMAAVSDPADEPSEATPADMKASERDRQPEAKEREGSSAPIEHDGSNVTKQEKDSDDEQNIVRKYRKKHHQKLDEDNDESEESYKPSRKRHRSEHSRAHSKDVHKHKHKSHSKGRESRHRRHRHSSSEDEHEHRSSKSRHRHRDDGRHSDDEEHSRSHRHRREHRSSSKRKHEEEQDQSEQTQGRLEVSPSTSGAKFESDKPPGDTSQSSQGATEVPGELRAKIRAMLLETL; encoded by the exons ATgcctgtttcagatggttggagcagAGATGAAGTTCCTACTATTGATGCACATTGTTTCCTTGCAATGTATCTTGACGTAAGGAATAGGCAG CCTCCCTCTGAGAAGGCGCATCAGATAATTGCAAGAACGGCTTTATTTGTCAGTGAGCATGGGGGACAGTCAGAGATTGTGTTAAGGGTGAAGCAGGGAAATAATCCAACATTTGGATTCTTGATGCCGGATCATAATCTCCACAGCTACTTCCGGTACCTTGTTGAACATCCTCAACTGCTGAAAGATGGTGCGGATGCTGTTGACATGAGTAAAGGCAAAAAAAATGAGGGTGAGCATGCCTCATCTGGGGGGGCTTTGTCATTGCTTGGGACTGCATATGACTCTGGAGATGAGGATGAAGGTACACATCCCCCTGGTTCAAAAGGCATTGATCCTGGAAATACCATGACCCCTGATGCTCAGGGCCCAGTGAAACCTGCATCCACTATACCTGATAACAAAGATCAGAGTGCATTGTCAGAAGCAGCTGCTGCTTCAGCTAATCAGAGTGCATTGTCAGAAGCAGCTGCTGCTTCAGCTAAGAGTAAACCTATCTTGATGAAGAAGAATCCAATGATTACTGGGAACATCATTATCACTGCTCCACGGGATGAGGTTAAAGACACAATTACAGCATCAACTACTGCAAAGTCACAAAACATCAATTCAGGCTTGTCTGAAACAAAAGAAATGATCCTTGAACCACCATCTTTCATGAAACGCACCATGGAGAAAATAGTTGAGTTTATTCTAACAAATGGGAAGGAGTTTGAAGCAAAACTCATTGAACAAGACAGAGCAACTGGAAGGTTTCCATTTCTTCTGTCATCTAATCCATACCACTCTTATTATCTCAAGTTTCTCCAGGAAACCCAAGAG TCCAAGTCACATTGTAGAAGTCCTGATCACAAGGACAGAAGAGATTCTTCTGACTGGAGGGACAGAAGAAGTCCTTCCGAGCATGATGGCAGAAGAAGCTCTCGTCAGCGCGATGATAGAAGAAGCTCTCACGAGCGCGATGACAGAAGAAGCTCTCACGAGCGCGATGACAGAAGAATCTCTCGCGAGCGCGACGACAGAAGCTCTCGTGAGCGCCACGACAGAAGAAGCTCTCGTGAGCGCGACGACAGAAGAAGCTCTCATGACACCAATGACAGCAGTTACAGCAAGGAAGGAACCAGAAGCAATGCATGGCCAACTACTGGCATGATCTCCGGTTCTTCTGACAAAAGCTCATTAGAGCCATCAAAGAAGCAGTTGTATGATCAAAAAGGGAAGGGTATATTCCATCCTGTAAGTGGGGTCAAGAAGGATCCTCCTCGGAAAGTCACTGTAGATGAAGCTGCTGCTATTGTAATGGCGGCTACTCGTGGACTGGGTGCTGCCAATGACTCACTTAACACCATAAAAGGAAGGAAGGGAGATGTTGACATCCATGGTAGTAATGACCATTCTTCCAGCTTTGGAAGTTTCTCGTCTTTACTAGACCAAGATGCACTGTCAAAACGCATTTCAAATAGTGAGGCAGATACTTCACTTACACGTAGTGGACAGCCTAAAAAGGAAGGTTTTGGAATTATTGATGATGATTGGATTGCAAACACCATTGCAAAAGCTGCTGCTGTTGCAGCCTCCAAAGAAGCAGATTCGTCTGAAGCTTCCATGACAAAGGAGCAGAAGCTGAAAGCTGAGAGGCTTCGGCGTGCAAAGATGTTTGCAGCAATTGTTAAGAGTGGAGGAAACAAGATGAATGATATGGCTGCAGTATCTGATCCAGCTGATGAACCTTCCGAGGCCACACCTGCTGACATGAAAGCCTCTGAACGTGATCGGCAACCTGAGGCTAAGGAACGTGAAGGTAGCTCTGCTCCGATTGAACATGATGGTTCAAACGTGACAAAGCAGGAGAAGGACTCTGATGATGAGCAGAACATAGTGCGGAAGTATCGAAAGAAACATCACCAAAAGTTGGACGAGGATAATGATGAATCAGAGGAAAGCTATAAGCCCTCGAGGAAGAGGCACCGCTCAGAGCATTCAAGAGCCCATAGTAAGGATGTCCACAAACATAAGCACAAGAGTCACTCCAAGGGCCGGGAATCCAGACACCGTAGGCACCGGCATAGCTCTTCGGAAGATGAGCATGAGCATCGGAGTTCCAAGTCAAGGCATCGGCACAGGGACGATGGTCGCCATTCTGATGATGAAGAGCATAGCAGGTCACACAGGCACCGGAGGGAGCATCGCTCCAGTTCTAAACGGAAGCACGAGGAAGAGCAAGATCAGAGTGAACAGACTCAAGGTCGCTTGGAAGTGTCCCCAAGCACATCAGGTGCTAAGTTTGAATCAGACAAGCCACCTGGTGACACTTCTCAATCTTCTCAGGGGGCAACTGAAGTGCCGGGTGAGCTGAGGGCAAAAATTAGAGCGATGTTGCTAGAGACGCTGTAA